TACTTTAGAGTCGGTAGTGGTGGTTACGAAAATTTCATAGTGACCTGAGAGTTTTTCCGCAATATGACCGCCCAGCCAGCCACAACCTATAATTCCAATTTTTTTCATTCATAAATTTATCAATTTATTTGCTAAAACAAACTATAACCTAAGAATCTATTAGCACCTCTCCGTCTTTTAAAATAAAATATGCCTGTCCTATCTTCTCTGAAGTTTCCTTCAGGTCCTTATCATCAAATAACTGGGGCACATAGAACTTCTCATGAGCAAACAACCCATAGTGAATAGGAACCAGTTTTCCGGCATGTAATAAATGAGCGGCGGCAAAAGCTTCCTTCAGATTAAGAGAAGCCGGAACAGGGCTATATTCCAAACCAATGACCTCAAAGTTTACCACCACTCCGTTCACAGGTAAAAAAGCGTAATCAATATGCTGGTTTTCTTTTCCGATCTTCCAGAACTGATTGTGCCAGATGGTATCTCCTCCATGAAATATTTTGGTTTCCTGATCTTCCACAATCCATGAACTCTGGATCTCTCCTACTCCGTCCATTGCATACACAGGTTTGAATGTAATGTTGTTTTCGGTGAAAGTTTCATTAAGATTCAGAACAATCATTTCTACATTCTCTGCATATTTTCGCACGAAGTGTTCCAGCCCTGAGTACACGATCAGTTTTCCGTCTTTTTTCAGACATTTTTCAATGATGCTTTTGTCAAAGTGATCCAGATGCATATGGGTGAAAAGAATGTAATCTGCCTGTACCTCATCAGAAAATACGATTAGTTTTTCCAAAGCATCTCCTAAAACGGGTTTGTAATAGGAAAAGTCTTCTACAGCGTCTATCAGAATGGTTTTGTTTTGGGACGTAAGTTTGATACCTGCCCAGTTTAATTTTTGAATTTCCATATTTTCTTTTTTTAACAAAGGAAGAAACTTATGGAAGGCCAGTCAATAAACAAAAGATAATTAATGAGGGGTATAGGGTGATGGATATTAGATTTTAGATATCAGATCTTCTGTAGGGATAGTATATAAAAGACTGTACTATCAAGTCTTTATTCCGGGATTTTCAAATTGAAATTAAGAAATTCTCTTTCTTATTCTGCTTAGGGAAATCGGCGTTATTCCAATATAGGAAGCGAGATATTTTAGAGGAATATTCTGGATGTAATGGGGCCTGTTCTTCAAAAGGTATTCATAGAGATTCTGCGGGCTGTTTTTCAGCAACAGCATTTCTCTCTTCATGGCAGCATTTAGTTTCCTGCTCAGATAGTAATTCTGTACGAAACGGCATTCAGGATTGACGGCAAACATTTCTTTGACCTCATCCATGGTAATTTCCCATGCCAGCCCCTTATTAATAGACTCATAGATTCCCTCGGATCCATCCCCACCAACGGTGAAGATATCACCCGGAAAGTAAAATTCTGCACAGATCTGGGTGTCTGTATCTGAGGTATTATGAAGGTAATATTTACGGACAAGCCCATCTTCAAGAAGATAGGCTTTATGATCCGTAAATATATTTTTCTTTGAAAATTCAACTTTGATCAATTTTTCCCAGACAGGATCACTATCCTCTACATTCAGGTGTGAAAACAGTTTTTTATTAATCATTATCAATGCTGAATAGTTATCAGTTACAGTAAATTTTCATCTACAAAGTTAGGAAGGGTCACTTTCAGATTAGGTTCTGCTTCCATGGCTCTTTTAATAGCGAAAACAGCGCCTTCATTTCTGGCCCAGCTTCTTCTTGAGATTCCGTTATTAACGTCCCAGAAAAGCATAGACTTTAATCTTCTGTCAGCATCTTCAGTACCATCCAGCAGCATTCCGAAACCACCGTTGATCACTTCTCCCCAGCCTACTCCGCCTCCATTGTGAATGGAAACCCATGTAGCACCACGGAAACTGTCACCAATGACATTGTGAATGGCCATATCTGCTGTAAATCTTGATCCGTCATAGATATTGGAGGTTTCTCTGTAAGGAGAATCTGTTCCGGAAACATCATGATGGTCTCTACCCAATACTACGGGTCCGATTTCACCGTTTTTAATGGCATTGTTGAAAGCTTCGGCAATTTTCATTCTACCTTCAGCATCCGCGTAGAGAATTCTTGCCTGTGAACCAACAACCAGTTTATTTTCCTGTGCTCCTTTGATCCACTGAATATTGTCTTTCATCTGCTGCTGAATCTCTTCAGGAGAGTTTTTCACCATTTCTTCCAATACTGCGCAGGCAATATTGTCGGTTTTCTGTAAATCTTCCGGGTTTCCGCTGGAACATACCCAACGGAACGGCCCGAAGCCGTAATCAAAGCACATAGGCCCCATAATATCCTGAACGTAGCTAGGATACTTGAATTCTCTTCCCAATGTAGGATTTTCTGCCATTACATCTGCTCCCGCTCTGGATGCTTCCAGTAAAAAGGCATTTCCGTAATCGAAGAAATAAGTTCCTTTCTCTGTATGTTTATTGATGGCTGCAGCGTGTCTTCTTAAAGTTTCCTGAACTTTTTCTTTGAATAATTCAGGATTTTCAGCCATCATGATATTGGATTCTTCAAAACTCTGTCCGGCCGGATAGTATCCACCCGCCCATGGATTATGAAGTGAAGTCTGATCTGAACCGATATCAATTCTTAAATCGTCCTGATCAAATTTCTCCCAAACTTCTACTATATTTCCAAGGTAAGCCAGAGAAACGGTTTCTTTGTTTTCCTGAGCTTCTCTCACTCTTTTTACCAATGCGTCAAGGTCTTCATAGATCTCATTCACCCATTTCTGATCATGACGTATTTTTGTGATTTTCGGATTCACTTCCGCACATACGGTAACGCATCCTGCAATATTTCCTGCTTTTGGCTGAGCACCGCTCATTCCTCCTAATCCTGAGGTTACAAATAATCCTCCTTTCGGTTCTTTCTTAATTTTTCTGAAAGCATTTAAAACTGTAATCGTTGTGCCGTGTACAATTCCCTGCGGGCCAATATACATATAACTTCCTGCAGTCATCTGCCCATACTGGGTAACTCCTAATGCATTGAATTTCTCCCAGTCATCCGGTTTTGAATAATTCGGGATCATCATTCCATTGGTTACCACTACTCTTGGAGCCTCTTTATGAGATGGAAACAATCCCATCGGATGTCCTGAATACATGACCAGGGTCTGTTCATTGGTCATTTCAGACAGATACTTCATCGTCAGCAGGTACTGCGCCCAGTTAGAAAACACAGCTCCGTTTCCTCCGTACGTAATCAGTTCGTGAGGGTGCTGTGCCACTGCATAATCCAGGTTATTCTGAATCATCAGCATAATTGCTTTTGCCTGCTCAGATTTCCCGGGATAGTCTGTGATAGGTCTTGCCTTCATTTCATAATCCGGACGGAAACGATACATATAGATTCTTCCATAGTCCTCTAATTCCTGCTTAAATTCAGGAATCAGTTCTGCATGAAACTGAGGTTCGAAATAACGTAAAGCATTCTTCAATGCCAGTTTTTTCTCTTCTTCTCCTAAAATTTCTTTACGCTTCGGAGCATGGTTGATATTGGTCTCGTATGGTTTAGGCTGTGGCAGCTGGCCGGGTATCCCCTGTTGTATCTGTTCTTGAAATGTCATATTGCTATTGAAAGTTCTATGTTTAAACAATGTTTGAAGTTTTAAAGATATTCAAATTATAAAATATCTGCAACAAAACGGGAGAAAAGCTGGAGAAGCGAAAAAGTTCAGGACTTTAAAGGCAAACAAACAGTCTTTATCGGATTTAATTGGCGACATCATTATTCTCGATCTTGCGTCTTGTACTTTTGATTTCTTCTTTTAATTTTCCGAATTTATAAGTAACATTTACTCCGAATGATCTGTAATAGTCTTTCATATAGCTGTTCTGATAGAAATTGGCACCTGCAGTTTCTGTTATTATAGTCCTGAATTTACTAAAAGGATTATTGATATAGCCCGAAATAGAAAATTGATTATTCAACAGGCTTTTACTGACTCTGAAAGATGTTCCTGTAAACGCATTGGTGTTATTTTGTAATCCTGCCGGCATTTTGCTGTTAATTTCCAGATTAGAATTGACTGACCAGCTGTTCTCAAGCTGATAGTTGGCTGACAGGTAGATATAATAGGTGAAAAGATTATTCTTTACTTCAATACCCTCTGCTTTTCCAGTGATCAGGAAAACGGCAGAATTTCCGTTAATTCCTAAGGTCAGTTTCTTTGTCACCGGATAATTCAGATTATAATCCAGTCCGAATCTGCTTACTTTGCTTGAATTTTCATAGGTTGTTTTGGTAATATGGGTTGCGGGGTCATAAGTTGAAACCTTCAGGTCAATTTTGTTGGAAAAAGAATAGCCAAGCCCAATATTGAAATTCACTTTACTATTGTATGAATAATTCGTCATTATATCATTGTTGATAACAGCCTTCAAATAAGGATTCCCGCTGATTTCAAAGTAAGGATTTGCAGTATTCACGAAAGGATTCAGCCGATTGATGCCCGGTCTCTTTATCCGCTGCGAAAACCCGAAATTAATACTGTGATGTTCTTTCCAGTTTTTATTAATGGAAACATTCGGAATGAGGTTAAAATAATCCTGATTCACAGCGGTGTTGGTTGAAGTAAAATCAGCTTTATTGGTGGTATTCTCCAATCGTAACCCTGTCTGAAAATTCCAGCCAAGCAAAGTATATCTTGCTGAAAGATAAGCTCCGTAGATATTCTGGTGATTCAGATATTCATCGGAGTTATTCAAATTTTCCGGTACTGAAGCGTATTCACTTCTATTTTTTCGGAAAATCGCTTTAAGCCCTGTTTCTAAAAAGATTTTATTAATATTTTTCACAAAATCAATCTGAAAAGTCTGTTCATTGTTTTCATTCTGATTGTTCTGGGTAGTTTGATTCTGAGTATTAACCTTATCATTAAAAATAGCTGAAGAGCTTTCAAAATGATTATTGTTATCACTCAGTCTGTAAGAAAATGTAAGCAGCTGGCTTTTATTCTTTTTGAATCCCATCTGATAATTGGCAGAAACTTCGAATCCTCTGTCATTATTTTTTGAATGGATGTCTGAAAAGCTTTTCTCCCAAGGTATATCCTGTCCGTAGAAATAAGAATCCAATTGATTTTCAGTTCTGCTCCCTGAAACATTTCCTGCAAGCTGTATGCTCAGCAATTTTAAACTGTCAATTTCATAGCTGACAATGGTGCCCAAATATCCTCCTTTTCCTTTTTCTTTTATCTTTCCATTTTGCAGAAGATTGTCTGAACTGGTCTGCTGTTTATTCTGATTTTCTGTTTCCGGACTGTTTCTCAGAAATGCTCCACCGTAAGCAGAAATTCCAATTTTATTCTGCTTCAGATTCAGGGAAAAACCAAGATTCTGTTCCTGCTTTGGAAATCTGGCTCCGATATTTACAGAGGCATTATAGCCATCTCTCATCTTTTTAGTGGTAATAATATTAATGATACCGGCAACTCCCTCTGCTTCATATTTTGAGGATGGATTGGTAATAATTTCTATGCTTTGTATTGTATTCGCAGGGATGTTTCTGAGAATGTCTTTTGCATTGTTATTAAGAAGCTGCGTTTCTTTCCCGTTCATCAGTATTTTAAAATTTCCTGTTCCTTTAAAAAGTATATTTTCATTGCTGTCAACGGACAGATAGGGCATTTTCTTCATCATTTCAAGGAGATTTTTAGAATTGCTCTCAGGATCAGACTGGATGTTATAGACCAATCCATCGATCTTGGATTTTATAAGTCCTTTTTTCCAATTGATGGTAACTTCCTTAATGTTTGTTTCCTGTTGTGAAGAAACCGAATCTTTCTGTACTTCCTGCGCTTTTAAATGACCAAGGAAGAAAAGGAAAACGAATACTGAAATGATATATTTTCTCATAATTATTGTTTTTAAAAAAAGACATAAGAATTCTAAGGACCGTATTATTCTGTCCCTAAAAATGATGGAATTTACTATTGATTGTTACAATTCTCCGTTTGTTTACTAAGCCTGACAATCCTTACCGGTAAGGGTTTCGCTTCAGAGTAGCCGAAGTATTATATAGTTTACTGAATATCGAATGATAAGCTGCCTGTGACCTTCCTGAAGTTATTTCTTTTTATTTTTCATCAGAAAATAATAGGTCAGAAAACCTAATGATACAAAGACAGTAACTACCCCGTAAGGGAGCGGAGAGTTTTCATTATACGGAAGAAACTCCAGAACGATGAGCCCTATTCCTCCAAACATTAAAATGATTCCCCATTTCAGCATTTCAGACCCAAGGCCGGTAAGGTTGTTTAGAATAAGGAACATTTTTTCATCAATATGTTCTTTGTTCAGAATTTTCTTTTTCAGGTCGTAATTCGTCATTACTACTATAATAACAGAGATTGCAATAAGGATGGCAATGATTACTATAAAAGGTGCAAGGTGCTTCATTTTAGATGATTTTACCAATAGACAAAAAAATACGGCATGGGTTACAAAATTTTAAACAAATTAAAAAATTGTAACTGAATTAAAAAAATACTGTCTAATAGGATATGTTCGATGAAGAAAAAATCATTAATGATATACTAAAAGGCAACCTGAATACTTTTCAATTGGTTGTAAAACAGTATCAGAACCTGGTTTATTCTATTTTGAACAGAATGCTGGCCAACAATGAAGACATTGAAGATATTGGTCAGGAAGTTTTTATAAAGGTGTATGAAAACCTAAAAAAATTTAAAAAAGAGTCAAAACTCTCTACCTGGATTGCCAGAATTGCATATAATGTAACCATCAATCATCTGAAAAAAGAAAACAGGAATCATTTTGATGATATTGATGATCGTTTTGAATTTCATTCTACACCGGAAAACCCTGAAACAAAGCTTATCGGAAAAGAGCTTACTGATTATCTGAATCATCTGATTTCCGAACTGCCTCTACAATATCGAACCGTGATAACGCTTTATCATTGGGATGAGTTTAGTGTTCAGGAAATCTCTGAGATTACAAAATTTCCGGAAGGAACCGTGAAAGGCTATCTGTTCCGGGCACGAAAATTATTAAAAGAAAAATTACAAAAAGATGGATACCAATAGAAAGAAAATAGTGGACGATCTTAAGGAATATCAGGATATTTCTGAAAATGATATGAACGCCTATGAATTACTCTACACTCGTCTCGAGGAAAAAAACACCGATGGTTTTTCTTTAGGATTTTCAAAAAATATCATTCAAAAAATTGAAGCTAAACAACAACGCAGGTTTAATATAAAAATCTATTGTCTGGCTTCAATCTTAATACTGATAGGTATTCCATTTTTTATAGGTTTTATGGATCAGGAGTTTTTCACGCTGTTGTTATCAACTTTTCTGAAGTATAAATTACTGGTTGTAATGGTATTAGCAGGTGTGATCCTTATTCACTTCAGCGATCAATTGATATCAAAAAACAAAATTGACTGAATTCCGAAATAACGTAAGGCATTCTTCAATGCTAGCTTTTCATTAATTGTCTATATTTGAAAAATAACTTGCATTCCGCTCTTCTGGAGGGGTGGAATGTTGTTCTTACTCATCTATCGGTGTTTAGGGAATAAAAAAACCTTACTGAAATTCAGTAAGGAATGTATGTAAGCTTGTAGGATTTACGTTAAAACATCATCATTTTCTTCTTCATGGTCATCATCATTATCACTTAGGCTCCAATAATTGTTTTCTTCGTCTTCGGAGCCAATATCTTCCATTTCATCGTCGTCATCTGCTCCCGGAATATCCAATCCTTTATCAATTTTGTCATCTTCAAGATCTTCATCTAAAATAGGATTACCATCTCCGTCCAGCGAAATATGTTTTTCTTTCTTAAATATATCTTCGCTGGGACTGTACTCCATTTCTTCTAACTTCTTGTTTTGCTCGTTGGTATTATTTTCTGGTGCCATACTTTTAAGTTTTTTGGTTGATATAGATAGAACAAAAATAATTCCAAGTTATGATGAATGGCGAGAATAAACTTCAGGATTAGTGCAATGCGGCATTTTTTCGCCTTTTGAGAAAGCGATTATATTTCCGGCTGCCAGTTTTGCCATTCCGTTTCGGGCTTCAATAGTAGCGGACCCAATATGCGGAAGCACGCATACGCTTGAAAGTTCTAAGATAGGATCATCCGGAGATATAGGTTCCGGATTGGTAACATCCAAACCTGCACCCCAAATTTTCTTATCAAGCAATGCCCTGTAAAGATCTTTTTGATTATGGAATCCGCCTCTTGCAGTATTGATAAAAATCGCATCAGGTTTCATCTTTTCAAATACCGAATAATTAAACAGTTCTTTATGCTCAGGAGTAAAATTGGCATGCACACTCAAAACATCTGCGTTTTCTATCAGCTCATCAAAGGAAACATATTTTGCGCCCAATTCTTTTTCGGCTTCTTCGTTATGGTTTCGGTTATGGTAAATAATATTCATATCAAAAGCCTTTTTTGCTTTTTCAGCCATCTCAAAACCTATTCTTCCCAGCCCAAAAATACCCAGCGTTTTTCCGTAAAGCTCCTGTCCTAGGGCATGTAAAGGATCAAAATCATTCCAGTTTCCTTCTTTCACTTTCTGAAAATTATAGCTTGCTCTTCTGGCAACAGACTGCATCAAAAGAAAGGCTATGTCAGAAGTTGCCCTGCTCAAAACATCCGGTGTGTTTCCTACCGGAATATTTCTGTGGATGGCTTCTTTTATATCAACGTGGTCAAACCC
This genomic window from Chryseobacterium sp. MEBOG06 contains:
- a CDS encoding urocanate hydratase is translated as MTFQEQIQQGIPGQLPQPKPYETNINHAPKRKEILGEEEKKLALKNALRYFEPQFHAELIPEFKQELEDYGRIYMYRFRPDYEMKARPITDYPGKSEQAKAIMLMIQNNLDYAVAQHPHELITYGGNGAVFSNWAQYLLTMKYLSEMTNEQTLVMYSGHPMGLFPSHKEAPRVVVTNGMMIPNYSKPDDWEKFNALGVTQYGQMTAGSYMYIGPQGIVHGTTITVLNAFRKIKKEPKGGLFVTSGLGGMSGAQPKAGNIAGCVTVCAEVNPKITKIRHDQKWVNEIYEDLDALVKRVREAQENKETVSLAYLGNIVEVWEKFDQDDLRIDIGSDQTSLHNPWAGGYYPAGQSFEESNIMMAENPELFKEKVQETLRRHAAAINKHTEKGTYFFDYGNAFLLEASRAGADVMAENPTLGREFKYPSYVQDIMGPMCFDYGFGPFRWVCSSGNPEDLQKTDNIACAVLEEMVKNSPEEIQQQMKDNIQWIKGAQENKLVVGSQARILYADAEGRMKIAEAFNNAIKNGEIGPVVLGRDHHDVSGTDSPYRETSNIYDGSRFTADMAIHNVIGDSFRGATWVSIHNGGGVGWGEVINGGFGMLLDGTEDADRRLKSMLFWDVNNGISRRSWARNEGAVFAIKRAMEAEPNLKVTLPNFVDENLL
- a CDS encoding 2-hydroxyacid dehydrogenase, which translates into the protein MKAIALYSVGFDHVDIKEAIHRNIPVGNTPDVLSRATSDIAFLLMQSVARRASYNFQKVKEGNWNDFDPLHALGQELYGKTLGIFGLGRIGFEMAEKAKKAFDMNIIYHNRNHNEEAEKELGAKYVSFDELIENADVLSVHANFTPEHKELFNYSVFEKMKPDAIFINTARGGFHNQKDLYRALLDKKIWGAGLDVTNPEPISPDDPILELSSVCVLPHIGSATIEARNGMAKLAAGNIIAFSKGEKMPHCTNPEVYSRHSS
- a CDS encoding MBL fold metallo-hydrolase — encoded protein: MEIQKLNWAGIKLTSQNKTILIDAVEDFSYYKPVLGDALEKLIVFSDEVQADYILFTHMHLDHFDKSIIEKCLKKDGKLIVYSGLEHFVRKYAENVEMIVLNLNETFTENNITFKPVYAMDGVGEIQSSWIVEDQETKIFHGGDTIWHNQFWKIGKENQHIDYAFLPVNGVVVNFEVIGLEYSPVPASLNLKEAFAAAHLLHAGKLVPIHYGLFAHEKFYVPQLFDDKDLKETSEKIGQAYFILKDGEVLIDS
- a CDS encoding RNA polymerase sigma factor produces the protein MFDEEKIINDILKGNLNTFQLVVKQYQNLVYSILNRMLANNEDIEDIGQEVFIKVYENLKKFKKESKLSTWIARIAYNVTINHLKKENRNHFDDIDDRFEFHSTPENPETKLIGKELTDYLNHLISELPLQYRTVITLYHWDEFSVQEISEITKFPEGTVKGYLFRARKLLKEKLQKDGYQ
- a CDS encoding DUF6249 domain-containing protein, with the protein product MKHLAPFIVIIAILIAISVIIVVMTNYDLKKKILNKEHIDEKMFLILNNLTGLGSEMLKWGIILMFGGIGLIVLEFLPYNENSPLPYGVVTVFVSLGFLTYYFLMKNKKK
- a CDS encoding outer membrane beta-barrel family protein, whose translation is MRKYIISVFVFLFFLGHLKAQEVQKDSVSSQQETNIKEVTINWKKGLIKSKIDGLVYNIQSDPESNSKNLLEMMKKMPYLSVDSNENILFKGTGNFKILMNGKETQLLNNNAKDILRNIPANTIQSIEIITNPSSKYEAEGVAGIINIITTKKMRDGYNASVNIGARFPKQEQNLGFSLNLKQNKIGISAYGGAFLRNSPETENQNKQQTSSDNLLQNGKIKEKGKGGYLGTIVSYEIDSLKLLSIQLAGNVSGSRTENQLDSYFYGQDIPWEKSFSDIHSKNNDRGFEVSANYQMGFKKNKSQLLTFSYRLSDNNNHFESSSAIFNDKVNTQNQTTQNNQNENNEQTFQIDFVKNINKIFLETGLKAIFRKNRSEYASVPENLNNSDEYLNHQNIYGAYLSARYTLLGWNFQTGLRLENTTNKADFTSTNTAVNQDYFNLIPNVSINKNWKEHHSINFGFSQRIKRPGINRLNPFVNTANPYFEISGNPYLKAVINNDIMTNYSYNSKVNFNIGLGYSFSNKIDLKVSTYDPATHITKTTYENSSKVSRFGLDYNLNYPVTKKLTLGINGNSAVFLITGKAEGIEVKNNLFTYYIYLSANYQLENSWSVNSNLEINSKMPAGLQNNTNAFTGTSFRVSKSLLNNQFSISGYINNPFSKFRTIITETAGANFYQNSYMKDYYRSFGVNVTYKFGKLKEEIKSTRRKIENNDVAN
- a CDS encoding Crp/Fnr family transcriptional regulator, whose protein sequence is MINKKLFSHLNVEDSDPVWEKLIKVEFSKKNIFTDHKAYLLEDGLVRKYYLHNTSDTDTQICAEFYFPGDIFTVGGDGSEGIYESINKGLAWEITMDEVKEMFAVNPECRFVQNYYLSRKLNAAMKREMLLLKNSPQNLYEYLLKNRPHYIQNIPLKYLASYIGITPISLSRIRKRIS